Proteins encoded in a region of the Prochlorothrix hollandica PCC 9006 = CALU 1027 genome:
- a CDS encoding cyclic nucleotide-binding domain-containing protein, whose protein sequence is MLTLIAELWLACMELFTRTLFKIGTTDISFAFLVTILLCFIGIVIFCRLIKHVLKQYLLVHLGIDEGNREAISTIVSYALGTLAFIFFMQVAGFNFASLAVLAGALGVGIDFGLQDFSRDFIGGLTLLLERNIKVGDFVEMGMEAEGRKMQGTIRTISLRSATIQTRNGANLIVPNNRLVEFPVLNWGTQGTPARIILPVQVARENDLVKTTEVLLNVACLQPEVLSSPSPRVCFIGVEEDFHQLELHAWINHMRAEEYIRSQLYFAIEYHFRQQDIHFQPSYQEMIVALEPSEFIDPLATDRNRELSRRHLRLNPLQKLRTRPLGISDFLRQIKYFDCLDDLEIRQLLETGYRRRLSNQEILFREGDVGNAFYIVLEGQVEVVVETLAKQLSVLQSGHFFGELSLMLGIPRSATVRALEDTVLFAIDHLGFQKLLHRSPKFYDLLIEGMEKHQEEVAERQQEMRALGLIRQDEDESNPVDWARKRLKQLFAL, encoded by the coding sequence ATGCTGACCTTAATCGCAGAGTTATGGCTTGCTTGTATGGAGTTATTCACTAGAACTCTCTTCAAAATCGGTACGACTGACATTTCTTTTGCCTTTTTAGTAACAATTCTTCTCTGCTTCATTGGCATTGTTATTTTTTGTCGGCTCATTAAGCATGTCCTTAAGCAATACCTTTTGGTGCATTTAGGCATTGATGAGGGTAACCGTGAGGCCATCTCCACCATTGTTAGCTATGCCCTGGGTACCCTTGCCTTTATCTTTTTTATGCAGGTGGCGGGCTTTAATTTTGCGTCTCTGGCCGTGCTGGCGGGAGCCTTGGGGGTGGGAATTGACTTTGGGTTACAGGACTTTTCCAGGGATTTTATTGGGGGGTTAACCCTGTTGTTGGAGCGCAATATTAAGGTGGGGGACTTTGTGGAAATGGGGATGGAGGCTGAAGGGCGGAAGATGCAGGGAACCATTAGAACAATTTCCCTACGATCGGCCACCATCCAAACCCGCAACGGAGCCAATCTGATTGTGCCCAACAATCGCCTGGTGGAGTTTCCGGTGCTGAACTGGGGCACCCAGGGAACCCCAGCCCGCATTATTCTACCGGTGCAGGTGGCGCGGGAGAATGATTTGGTGAAAACGACGGAAGTCTTGCTGAATGTGGCCTGTTTACAGCCAGAAGTCCTGAGCAGTCCCTCACCTCGAGTTTGTTTTATTGGGGTAGAAGAAGATTTTCACCAACTGGAACTCCATGCCTGGATTAACCACATGCGGGCAGAAGAGTACATTCGCAGCCAACTTTATTTTGCGATCGAATACCATTTCCGCCAACAGGATATCCACTTCCAGCCCTCTTACCAGGAAATGATTGTTGCCCTGGAACCATCGGAGTTTATTGATCCCTTGGCCACCGATCGCAACCGGGAATTAAGCCGTCGTCACCTGCGCTTAAACCCCCTCCAAAAATTGCGCACGCGACCCTTGGGCATTAGTGACTTTCTCCGGCAGATTAAATATTTTGACTGTTTAGATGATTTAGAAATTCGTCAACTCTTGGAAACTGGTTACCGGCGGCGCTTAAGCAACCAGGAAATTCTATTTCGGGAAGGGGATGTGGGCAATGCCTTTTATATTGTGCTGGAAGGACAAGTAGAAGTGGTGGTGGAAACCCTAGCTAAACAATTGTCAGTCCTCCAGAGCGGTCACTTTTTTGGGGAGTTATCCCTAATGTTGGGTATTCCCCGATCGGCCACGGTGCGGGCCTTAGAAGACACGGTGCTGTTTGCCATTGATCACCTCGGCTTTCAGAAGTTACTGCACCGATCGCCCAAATTTTATGATTTGCTCATTGAAGGCATGGAAAAGCACCAGGAGGAAGTGGCGGAACGCCAACAGGAAATGCGAGCTTTGGGCTTAATTCGCCAGGATGAAGATGAGTCTAACCCGGTGGATTGGGCGCGGAAACGGCTGAAGCAGTTGTTTGCCCTCTAG
- the petN gene encoding cytochrome b6-f complex subunit PetN, protein MDILALGWAALLAVFTFSISLVVWARNGDNSIGF, encoded by the coding sequence ATGGATATTTTGGCACTGGGTTGGGCTGCTTTATTGGCCGTGTTTACCTTTTCCATTTCCTTGGTGGTTTGGGCACGGAATGGAGACAATAGCATTGGGTTCTAG